One genomic region from Streptomyces sp. NBC_01431 encodes:
- a CDS encoding acyltransferase family protein codes for MSVVSEVARGLRRPAQAVRQRTSRASAGGGRLAGVDGLRLLAAAAVAAYHYLGTPTPHFWGEAYDLPRAAPLLHAVSGYGWLGVEAFFLISGFVICMSCWGRTPAQFAVSRISRLFPLYWAVVLIIVVTGAITVLAGQRSGAPTDLRTTLGNLTMIPSPLGLDFTAGVAWTLWVEARFYLLMGALLLIGLTYRRAIAFGFLWLVLASMGRELHSTVLDELLLSQYAGLFVTGLALYLMHRFGPNLLLWLLAGFAWCYTLTVLNDRVATHATSNWAISAAVLTGFLLLLALTGWGPLRHLQWRTLIYAGALTYPFYLVHQSLGIPVTRGILKTTPGLGLLPSIALGLLFSVLLAATLNRLIDRKLGRLLRHHLTTALNPAPAEQARPTPLAPDNPHTPAPDTDAPSAPEAGNEPSAHCCNQVDGAYAHGHGVHR; via the coding sequence CGACGGGCTGCGGCTGCTCGCAGCAGCAGCCGTGGCGGCCTACCACTACCTCGGCACCCCGACCCCGCACTTTTGGGGCGAGGCCTACGACCTGCCGCGGGCAGCACCCCTCCTCCACGCGGTCAGCGGCTACGGCTGGCTCGGCGTCGAGGCGTTCTTCCTGATCAGCGGCTTCGTCATCTGCATGAGCTGCTGGGGCCGCACCCCGGCGCAGTTCGCCGTCTCCCGCATCTCCCGGCTCTTCCCGCTGTACTGGGCCGTCGTCCTGATCATCGTCGTCACGGGTGCCATCACCGTCCTTGCCGGACAACGATCAGGAGCGCCCACGGACCTGCGCACAACTCTCGGCAACCTGACCATGATTCCCAGCCCGCTCGGCCTGGACTTCACCGCCGGCGTCGCCTGGACGCTCTGGGTGGAAGCCCGCTTCTACCTCCTGATGGGCGCCTTGCTGCTGATCGGCCTGACCTACCGGCGCGCCATAGCCTTCGGGTTCCTCTGGCTCGTCCTGGCATCCATGGGCCGCGAACTGCACTCCACCGTCCTGGACGAGCTCCTGCTCAGCCAGTACGCAGGACTCTTCGTCACCGGACTCGCGCTCTACCTGATGCACCGCTTCGGACCCAACCTGCTCCTGTGGCTCCTGGCTGGCTTCGCCTGGTGCTACACCCTGACCGTCCTCAACGACCGCGTCGCCACACATGCCACCTCCAACTGGGCCATCAGCGCAGCCGTCCTCACCGGCTTCCTCCTCCTGCTCGCCCTGACCGGCTGGGGCCCACTGCGCCACCTCCAGTGGCGAACTCTCATCTACGCGGGCGCCCTGACCTACCCCTTCTACCTCGTCCACCAAAGCCTGGGCATACCCGTCACCCGCGGCATCCTCAAGACCACTCCCGGCCTTGGTCTGCTCCCCTCCATCGCCCTCGGGCTCCTCTTCTCCGTCCTCCTGGCCGCCACCCTGAACCGCCTGATCGACCGCAAACTCGGCCGCCTCCTACGCCACCACCTCACCACCGCCCTCAACCCCGCCCCCGCCGAGCAAGCCCGGCCCACACCGCTCGCTCCCGACAACCCGCACACACCAGCACCCGACACTGACGCGCCATCGGCACCCGAGGCCGGGAATGAGCCTTCGGCACACTGCTGCAATCAGGTAGACGGTGCCTACGCCCACGGCCATGGCGTCCACCGGTGA